The genomic window ACGATTCTGATAGGGTCCTAAAAACGATCCTGCCACCGCAGGCAAATTCAAGCTTGGGCCTCCCGGAATCTTGGGGGGCAATTGGGCTCAGATGACTGGCCCGGTTTTTCGAATGTTTTCAGCGAAAGGTGGAGTGGTATGCCCAGATTGTCTTCTGTCCTTACACGCTATCTGCGCAGATTGACGGTGACCCGTGCGCTCGTCGTCGCCCTGCTAGCAGTCCTGCTCGTCACCATGCTCGGCATCCAGCCGGTCCTAGCGCAGGATCCGGAGCAAGGCTCGACGGACTCACGAGCCGAGCAAGCCGCTGAAGAGTCTGCCAACGACGAAGAAGAAGGAGACGAGGAGGAAGGGGACGAGGAGGAAGCGACCGACGAAGGCTTCATGGACGTCATCGAGGTCAAGGGCTTTCGCCAGAGCCTGCAGGAATCCGTCGAGCTGAAGCGGGACGCCGTCAACACCCGCGACAGCATCGTGACCGAGGACATCGGCAAGATGCCCGACCTCAACGTGGCGGAAGCGATCCAGCGCGTTCCTGGCGTGACCATCGTCCGCGAGGGCGGCGAAGGGCGCCAGCTCTCCCTGCGCGGCCTCGACTCGTCCTTCACCCGGGTCACCCTCAACGGCATGGAGGTACCCGCCTCCACCGGTGGTCTCGACAGCTCCGGCGGCGTCAACCGCGGCCGCGGCTTCGACTTCAACGTCTTCCCCGCCGAGCTCT from Acidobacteriota bacterium includes these protein-coding regions:
- a CDS encoding TonB-dependent receptor plug domain-containing protein, whose protein sequence is MTRALVVALLAVLLVTMLGIQPVLAQDPEQGSTDSRAEQAAEESANDEEEGDEEEGDEEEATDEGFMDVIEVKGFRQSLQESVELKRDAVNTRDSIVTEDIGKMPDLNVAEAIQRVPGVTIVREGGEGRQLSLRGLDSSFTRVTLNGMEVPASTGGLDSSGGVNRGRGFDFNVFPAEL